A part of Anolis carolinensis isolate JA03-04 unplaced genomic scaffold, rAnoCar3.1.pri scaffold_10, whole genome shotgun sequence genomic DNA contains:
- the LOC134293763 gene encoding uncharacterized protein LOC134293763, translating into MFMFPTVKVPGDTTESLVCSFRSGCGELTLSQEYGHHPAVAVRCNMQVEDEELLGAGGGRSERATPETDAEFHQLAALASSTAYAQPNGVTQRRGVVRGDSTGGEEGSPSPGPQKMVFLEERMSAMETTLAVMSRAMERLAVLAEPERGRELRASSMWDVSMGSSQGFADLPAPKGREMRKEPGARPKIQTSLTRVEESDDEGEKPPRIPATLPTETLVPLANAGRGTGQREAAAGPTGPQGGLRRAENWGLPPQGPLPRREELRIEFGGESSELDFFLTTVRGYMEDNAHTFRTESSRVRAIGAVLKRGAASWYVRLHARRDPCLGSLRRFMGALETRFRDPLEQIRAREELKTVSQGQRSVSEYAEEFQCLAEKVPEWSAVTKIELFKEGLRREILSWAVHRDEPDTLRGWIQLAGRIETSLAQARRHRGGLQQRPQMKEGSRKEGSTPAGRRTEPTGNVSTSRRGCFVCGRLGHRAAECWQRKGEGGGPPKPRAVAGKRAEEEPPMRHHSGGLDEGEEDAMSEPCY; encoded by the exons atgttcatgtttcctacagtaaaagttcctggtgataccacagagagtctcgtgtgttcattcaggagcggctgtggtgagctgacactaagccaagaatacggacaccatcccgctgtagcggtgaggtgtaacatgcaagtggaggatgaagagctcttgggcgccggaggaggaaggtcggaaagggccactcccgagacggacgctgagttccaccagctggcggccctggcgtcatccaccgcttatgcccagccaaatggggtaacccagaggcgcggagtggtgcggggagatagcaccggaggagaggaaggttcaccttccccaggcccgcaaaagatggtgtttctggaggagaggatgtcggcgatggagaccaccctggcagtgatgtcgagggcgatggagcgcctggcggttttggcggagccggagcgaggaagggaactccgggctagctcaatgtgggacgtgagcatgggaagcagccagggctttgcagacctcccagcacctaagggaagggaaatgcgaaaggagcccggtgcccggcccaagatccaaacgagcctgacgcgggtggaggagagtgacgacgaaggggaaaagcctccgagaatcccggctacgctcccaactgagaccctggtgcccctggcgaatgccgggcgtggcacaggacaaagggaagcagcagcggggcccactggcccgcaagggggcttgcgacgggcggagaattggggattgccaccacagggacccctaccgagacgagaggaactaaggatcgagtttgggggagagtcctctgaactggattttttcctgaccacggtgaggggctatatggaggacaatgcccacacttttagaacggaatccagccgggtacgggccattggtgcagtgttgaagaggggagcggccagctggtacgttcgactacacgcgcggcgcgacccatgtctggggtcactccgacgctttatgggggccctggagacccgtttccgagatccactggagcagatccgggcgagggaggagttgaagaccgtctcccaggggcagaggtcggtatctgagtatgcggaggagttccaatgcctcgctgaaaaggtgccggaatggtctgcagtgacaaagatagaactcttcaaagaggggctcaggcgggagatcctctcctgggcggtgcatcgtgatgagcctgacacactgcgcggatggattcagctggcggggcgcatcgagacatcgctggcccaggcgaggaggcaccgaggagggctacagcagcggccgcagatgaaagaggggagccggaaggagggatcaaccccagccgggaggagaacggagccgacagggaacgtgagcaccagcaggaggggctgcttcgtgtgcggccgtttgggccacagggctgccgagtgctggcagagaaaaggggaaggcggaggcccgcccaaaccaagagccgtggcagggaaacgcgccgaggaagaaccaccgatgaggcaccactcgggggggttg gacgaaggggaggaggacgccatgtcagaaccctgctactag